The genomic stretch CGCACCTCCGGGACGCCCATTGCCGGGAGCGTGTCGAGCGAGTCGTGACGGATCCGTCGGACGGAGGGCGGGCCTCCCGACCGACAGCTGTGTCAGGAGGACCGGCGGCTGCGGACCGGCTCAGCCATGCGGCGAGACGGGGAGCGGCACGGCCGCTTCGTCCCAGGCGTCCTCGGGCACGCGCCCGGTGCCGAGCGGGACCTGTCCGCGGACCCAGCGGTCGAGGACGCCGTCCCGCACCTCTTCGCCGACGAGACCGAAACAGAAGTGGTCACGCCAGTCACCGTTGATGTGGATGTACCGGCGACGGAGACCCTCGTACCGGAAGCCGAGCTTCTCGACGACGCGGAGGCTCGGCGCGTTCTCCGGACGGATGCAGATCTCGAGACGGTGGATGCCGACGACGCGGAAGCAGTGGTCCGCTGCCAGGGCGACCGCGGTCGGGGTCACGTTGTGGCCGGCCGCGTCCTGCACGACCCAGTACCCGATCGACGCGCTGGCGAGCGAGCCGTACGTGATCCCGGACACGTTGAGCTGGCCGACGAACCGACCGTCCAGTTCCATCGCGAACGGGAGGCCCAACCCGGCCCGAGCGTTCGCCTGCAGTGCGCGGATGCTCCCGCGGACGTCCGAGGACGCCATGCCGGAGGGGTTCGTCGCCTCCCAGGTGCGGAGCCAGGAGCGGTTGCCGGCGAGCGCGAGGTCGAGGTCGCGGGAGTCACGGACCCGGAGGGGGCGGATGGTGACCCGCCCGTGGGTGAGGGTCGGGATCGTCGTCATCGCTTCTGGTTCCTCCGGGGTCCCGATCTGGTCGGGACGGGTGTCCCGCACGGGCCCGGGTGCACCGGACCCGTGCGGGATGGGTCGACTCATTCGCCCGCGTTGAACTCCTTGAGCCAGGACTTGAGGTCCGGCCCGAGGTCCGCACGGTCCGAGGCGAGCTGCACGATCGCCTTGATGTAGTCGAGTTTGTCACCGGTGTCGTAGCGGCGTCCACGGAACACGACGCCGTACACGCCCCCTGTCCATTCCTCGGCGCTCGCCATCTTCATGAGCGCGTCGGTCAGCTGGATCTCGCCGCCCTTGCCGGGCTCCTGCTTCTCGAGGACGTCGAAGACCTCGGGGCGGATCACGTAGCGGCCGATGATGGCCAGGTTCGAGGGGGCTTCACCCTGCGCCGGCTTCTCGACCAGGCCGGTGATCTTCACGACGTCGTCGGTGTCGGTCGGCTCGACCGTCGCGATGCCGTAGAGGTGGGTCTGCGACTCCGGGACCTCGAGGAGGGCGACGATCGTGGCGTTCTTCTCGCCCTGGACCTCGATCATGCGCTTCAGCAGCGGGTCGCGGGCGTCGATGATGTCGTCGCCGAGGAGCACGGCGAACGGCTCGCGGCCGACGTGCATCTTCGCGCGGAGCACCGCGTGGCCGAGGCCCAGCGGGTCACCCTGCCGGACGTAGTGCATGTCCGCGAGGTCGGTCGACTGGTTGACCTTCTGCAGCTTCTCGTGGTCGCCCTTCTTGCGGAGGGTCTCCTCGAGCTCGGACACGTGGTCGAAGTGGTTCTCGAGCGCGTTCTTGTTGCGCCCGGTGATCATGAGGACGTCGGTGAGGCCCGCGTCGACGGCCTCTTCCACGACGTACTGGATGGCCGGCTTGTCGACGACGGGGAGCATCTCCTTCGGCATCGCCTTGGTCGCGGGGAGGAAGCGCGTGCCCAGCCCTGCAGCGGGGATCACGGCCTTCGAAATCTGGAAGCCCATGCAGCGACCGTATCCGATCCCCTTTTCCGAGGCATGTCAACGGATAGGGGGACACCGAGATCGGCGGGAAGCCGCATCACCCGCGATCGCTACACTCGTCGCCATGACCGCCGATCTCGGGAACGAGAAGCGTGCCCTGCGAGCCGACCTCCGGCAGCGGCGGCGCAGCCGGACCTCGACCGAACGCGACACCGACTCCCTGTCCCTCACCGCGACCCTGCAGCGGTTCGTCGAGGAACGGCAGATCGCCTCGGTCGCCGTCTACCTCTCGGCGCCCGACGAACCCGACGTCCGGCCGTTCCTCAACTGGGCGTTCGAGCAGGGCATCCGGGTGCTCCTGCCCGTCACCCGCGAGGACGGGCTGCTCGACTGGGCGGTCGGCGACGGCACCTCCGAGCGCGAGGGCCTGTTCGGGATGCCGGAGGTCGTCGGCGAGGTCCTCTCCCCCCTCGCGATCAACGACGTCGACGCGATCCTCACCCCGGCCGCCGCGGTCGGCCACGACGGTGTCCGGATGGGCTGGGGCCGGGGCTACTACGACAAGACGCTCGGGTCCATGGCGAAGCGCCCGCCCGTCTATGCTGTGGTGTTCGATGCGGAGTACCTCGACGAGGTCCCGCGCGAAGCCCACGACGAACCCGTGGACGGCATCATCACGCCGTCGCGCATCATCACGTTCCGGAGCTGACGTGCCCACCTACTCGTACCGCTGCACCGAGTGCGACAACGCGTTCGACATCAAGCAGTCGTTCTCCGACGCCACCCTGACCGAGTGCCCGGTCTGCGGCGGGGTCCTGCGCAAGGTCTTCTCGCCGGTCGGCGTGACCTTCAACGGGGGCGGCTTCTACCGGACGGACTCGCGGCCGGCGCCGAAGAGCGAGGGCGGGGGCAGCTCGGGGTCGAGCTCCAGCGCGTCGGGCTCCGGGTCGTCTGCGTCCGGGTCGTCCGGCTCCGGGGCGTCCAGCTCCGGGTCGTCCAGCTCCGGGTCGTCCGCGAGCAAGCCGAGCACGTCGAGCTCGGGATCGTCGACGACCTCGGGATCCTGACCGACTCCGCGCCCGCTGGATAGGTTGGAGCGGGTCACCGCTCGGTGGCCGTCCACGACAGAAGGGGGCTCACGTGAAGGGCTTCAAGGAGTTCCTGCTCCGCGGCAACGTCATCGACCTGGCCGTCGCGGTCGTCATCGGTGCGGCGTTCACCGCCATCGTCACGACGATCGTGAACTCGCTCATCAACCCGCTCATCGGTGCGGTGTTCAACGCGTCGAGCCTCGACAGAGCGTTGATCTGGAAGATCCCGACCGTCTCCGGCGGCAGCGCGGACATCCTGTTCGGCGCGATGATCGGCGCCGTCCTGAACTTCCTCATCGTCGCCGCGGTCGTGTACTTCGCCCTCGTGGTGCCGGTGAACCACCTGAAGAAGGTCGCGTTCGACCGGGTGAAGAAGAACGAGGAGCAGACGCCGCAGGACGTCCCGCCGACCGACGTCGAGGTGCTGCTCGAGATCCGCGACCTGCTCCGTCGACAGGGTGGTGACGAGGCGTCCGTGCCGACCGGCGGTGGCGCCCACGTCGCACCGTCGACCGCTCCCGAGGGTCCCGGCATCGCCGGCTCGACCAAGCTGTAGGGCGCAGCCGCCCCCGCCGAACGGTCACGACACCCCGCGTACCCGACGCCGAGCGGTCACGACACCCCGTTCCGCCGGAAGGTGAGCGGGGTGTCGTGACCAGTCGAGGGTGCCACGCGGGCGTGGCGGGCGTCAGCCGGGCCTCCCGTGGGTCGCACGTCAGGCCGGAGCGACCCCTACCGAGCGGTCACGACACCCCGCTGGCGTAGCGCCGAGCGGTCACGACACCCCGTCGAGCCGGAAGGTGAACGGGGTGTCGTGACCGCTCGGCGGAGGGACGCGGGCGCGCCGGGGCGCCGCGCGCGGCGGAGGCACCTACGCCGGGGCGCGCTGCGTCCGGTGCTTCCGGGACATCTCCGCCGCGTACTGCAGCCCGGCCAGGACGTGTCCGACCGTGCCGAGCCAGACGAACACGAGCGCCACGTTCCGGATCCAGTGGTGGTCCACCGCGACCGAGGTGGACGAGAACAGCAGCACCGGCAGCCCGACGAACAGCAGCGCCGACCGGATCTTGCCGGTCCACGTCACGCGGAGGCCCGGGTTGCCGCGGAACCACGCACTCGACAGGGCGAGCAGCGCCAGGTCGACCGTGACCACGATGACGACGACGATCCACGGCAGCAACCCGACGAGCACGAGGGACAGCACGATCGCGACGATCGCCAGCCGGTCGGCGATCGGGTCGAGGGCCTTGCCGAGCTCGGACTCCTGGTGCAGGCGGCGGGCCAGGAACCCGTCCGCCCAGTCGCTGACGCCGAGGACGACCAGCGAGGTCAGTGCCCATCCGGGGTGGCCGGCGACGACGAGCGCCACGTAGACCGGGATGAGGACGAACCGCACCATCGTGATGAGGTTCGGCCACGTCTGCCAGTCGGGCCGGGTCCGCCGGGAGGGCTCCGTCATCACACGCTTCCGTTCGGGGTTCAGGACCCCCAGCGTACCGGTCAGCCCCAGTGCGGCGGCCGGTCGCGGAGGAGCCGGTCATCGTTCTCCCCCGTCTCGTGCCGCGGGGGCTCGGGTGACGGGGTCGGGTCGCTGCCGGGGACGGGCCTGGTGGTGACGCGACGGCCGGACCGGACGACACCGACGGACGGCGCGGGCGACGTGTCCGCGACCCCCTGCGGGACGGGAGGCTCGGGTGCGGTCGGTTGCGCGCCTCCCGTCCGTGGGGTGGTCGCCTCGGGCGTCCACGAACCGGTGAGCTGCTCCGTGGTCGACGTGACCGGGCCTGCCGGGCGCCCAGCCCGACGGGAGGGCCGAGCGGTCACGAGCGGCCGGAGCGGCAGGCGCCGACGGTCACGAGCGGGAGGGCGATGCTCATCGGCGAGCGGGGACCGGGGGGATCGAGATCTCCTGCGTGGCACCGCGGTCGACACCGAGCACCTGCGCGACCGTGTTCGCGACCCGGTCCGGGTCGGAGAACAGCTGGAACGCGTGCACGCGGACGTAGTGCCAACCGAGACGGCGGAGCACCTCGGGCCGGAGGCGCAGCGACTCGCGCAGCGACCCCTTCACCAGCGACGCGTCGGTCTCGATCGTGACGCAGACCCCGCCGTGCGCGGCGACCAGGCCGAGCTTGCCGCGGTGGCCGAGCGCGACCGGGATGCCGCGCATCTCGAGCCGGCGGGCCAGGTCGACGAGCAGCGGGTCGGAGTCGTCCGGCACGTACTCGGCGGTGGTGCGGGCGCGGACCTCGGCCAGGATCTCGGCGAGGGCGACGGTGCCGTGGCCCATCCGCTCGGCCTCGATGTCGGACGGCTGGAAGCACGTCACGATGACCATCGACCGGCGGGCACGGGTCATGGCGACGGCGAGCAGGCGCTCCCCGCCGGGCTTGCCGAGCGGGCCGAAGTCGCGGAGGACGCGGCCGTGCGGGGTCCGGCCGTAGCCGATCGAGAACACGACGCGGTCACGGCTCTGCGCGACGGACTGCTCGAGCGTGGCGACGATGAACGGCTCGGGACGGTCGCCGATGACGAACTCGGTGAGGTCCTTGTGCCCCTGCGCTGCCGCGAGGACGGCCTGCTCGACCCGGACGGCGTGCTTCGCCGAGGCCGTGATGACCATGAGCGACTCGGTCGGCCGGGTGCGGGCGTGCTCGATGACGTGACGGACGACACGGTCCACCTCGGCGTCGACGCTCTCGACGGCACCGGACTCCGGGTCCGGGACGGCCTTGCCCTCGCTGACGTAGTCGAGCGCGATCGACCCGTGGCCGAGGAACGAGCCGGCCCAGGGCAGCGACTCGATCCGGCCGCCGTAGAAGCGACGGTTGACGAGCTCCGCCAGGTCCTCGCCGCCGGCCCGGTACGAGCGGGTGAGCGACAGGGTCGGCAGCAGCGTGGACAGCTTCGCCAGGGCGGAGTCCGCGTGCAGGGCGTCGAGGGTCTGTTCGTCGACCTGCAGGGCGCGGTGCTCCGGGTCGACGGCGATGCGGAACGGCGACGGCGTCTGCGTGACCGGGTCGCCGAAGACGACGGTCTGGCGGGCACGACGGACGGCTCCGACGGTCTCGGCGATGGTGACGGCTCCGGCGTCGACGAGGATCACCGTGTCGAACGGCATCGTGTCCGCGATCTGCGCGACCTCGTACGGCGAGGCGAGCCAGACCGGGGCGATCGCACGGGACAGGTGCGGTGCCGAGTCGTGCAGCAGGCGGGAGGTGATCGCGCCGTCGCGGAGCTGGCTCTTCAGCGCGGCGGACTCCTCCGGCCAGTCGACGAGCCCGACCTTCCAGTTCTCGGCGAGCTGCCACGCGAGGCCCTGGGACACCCCGGCCGCGTGCGCGTCGTCGACGAGTCGGAAGTCGGCCTCGACCCGGTCGAGCATGTCGGTGTTCGCGCCGAGCAGTGCCCGGTCGGACTCCAGCATGGTCTCGAGCGCGGACTGCCACCAGGCGAGTTCGAGCTCGGCGGGCACCTGCACGTCGGGGACGTGCCGGTTCGCCAGGTCGGTGAGGAGCGGCTCGAGCTGCAGGTCGCGGAGCGTCTGCATCAGCTCGGTGCGCTCCTGCAGGTTGTGCAGGACGTCGGACTCGGCGGCGAGCTCGGCGATCGTCGGCACCAGGCGCTCGATCGGCAGGTTCGCGAGCTGCTGGTCGCGGCTGGCGCGGCCGAGCGGCTCGTCGAGACGCGCGAGGTCCTCGACGACGTTCGAGAACAGCACCTGGACGTCGGCGATGCCGGTGGGGACCTCGGGGTTCACGCCGGCCGCGACGTAGCGCTGCCAGAGGACCCGCTGCTGCTGGACGCGGGTGAGCGCCTCGTGCAGGTCGGAGACGTGGACGCCCGGTCGGACGTACTCACGAGCGAGCTTCTTCAGCCGGCGTCGGTTCGTGCTCGACATCGGCGCACCCTCGCCCCGGGGTGCGGTGGCGGCGACGAGCTCGGACACGGACCGGTCGAAGACGATCGGCAGGAAGCGGTCGAGGGTGTCGCGGATCTCGGTGAGCAGACGCAGGTAGATGCCGAGCTCGTTGATCGTCGTGAACTGCCGCATGTGCGTCGACGCGACCAGGTCGTGGGCACGCTGCAGGAGGGCCGGCAACGATCCGCCGTCGAGCTCCCGCGCCGTCGCGTGGGCGCGCTGGGCACCGTCGCTCGAGTTGAACTTCGCGCCGTACCAGGGCGAGTCGTCCGGGCCGTAGCGGAACTCGCCGAGGTTCGCGGCGCTGACCATGGTCTCGGCGACGCGGGCGCGGCCGGACACCATCGACACGACGGACTGCTTGGACAGGCGGGCCGTGGTGGAGGGGGCGACCGGCAGCAGGGACAGCCGCGACAGCTCGACCAAGCAGTCGAGCACGCTGACGCCGAAGTCCGGGTCGGTGCGGGTCAGGGCGCCGCGGTAGTCGGTGAGGACCTTGCGGAGCCGGACCAGGGCGTCGTCGACCTCGCGGAGGTTCGGGCGGCTGGCCTTCTCGTTGCGGGCGATGGCCCGGACGACGTCCCGGCGCAGGGTGCCCGGTGTGACGGCGACGCCCGGCAGGTGCACCTCGCCGAAGCGGGCCGCGATGCCGCGGAGGGTCGCACGGCGCGGGCTGACCACGAGCACGCGCTTGTTCGCTGCGACCAGTCCGCCCAGGGCGTTGACGATCGTCTGCGTGCCGCCGGTGCCGGGCAGGGTCTTCACGACGATGGAGTTGCCGGCCGTGATCTGTGCGATCACGTTCTCCTGCTCGTCGTCGGCGTCGAGCAGGAGTGTGTCCGTCTCCGGGCTGCGCTCGTCCGAGGGGGTCTGCTCGACCGGGTGGTACGACTGCTCGACCTGCCACTTGGCGCTGGGGTTGCCGGCGAGGGCGTCGAGCACGGGGTGTGCCAGGTCGTCGGTGTCCTCGACGAGCCCGGTCGCGACCTCGGCGAACGTCGACACGACCAGTCGGGCGTGGACGGAGAAGCCGGGGATGTGTGCGGTGAGACCACGGAGGCGGTCGATCACCGGGTTCGGCGTGAACGAGCCGTCCTGCTGCGCGAGGGCGACGAACGACTGCGCGTCGAGGGTCACACCGAACTGCTCGCGGAGGGCGTCGGACAGGCCCGGGTTGAGGACGGGTTCGCCGAGCAGACGGACCTCGAAGTCACGACCGTGGCGGCGGATCGCCAGCGGGCGGAGCAGGACGGGTCCGCGGAAGTGGTCGTCGCCGTGCTGCCAGTCGGCGATGCCGATGCCGAGCTTCACCGCGTCGATGCCCCGGACCGTCGCGAGCTCGGTGCCCTTCGCCTCGACGTGCCCGGCGGCGACGCGGGCCGCCCGGAGCGCCACCTCGTCGCGGATCAGGCTGGAGAGCAGGGTCGTCTTGCCGGTGATGAACTGGGCGAGGCCGCCCGGGTGCGTCGTCGACAGCTCGATGCGGCCGCGCGGGTGGTCGGCGAAGTGCACGAGCGGGCTGGTGCCCCCGACGCCGGCGAGCTGCTCGCGCCAGGCGTCCCACGCGGGCTCGGCGGCGTTGCCCGCGGTGAGACGCGGGTCGCCGAGGCTGATCGCGTGCGGGCTGGTGACCTGGAGTTCGGGGCGCAGCGCGGACCGTTCGTCGGGCAGGTCCGTGCCCTCCGTCGCATCGCCGTCGACCGAGGCGTCGTCGTTCGTCACGTCGTCCTCATCGCCGGTCGTCCTGTCCACTCGCCACACACGCCCACTGTAGGCGGAAGCGTCGTGGCACTCCGGCAATGAGCGCGCGGTTCCGGGTTTTCGCCCGGTCGCCCCGCCCGCCACACCGCGGCCGGACGCGCGGGTGTGGTACCAACGGTGCATGGCCATCGACGACCGAACCGCTCCGTCCGCCCCTGCCGTCTCCCGGCGTCGATCGGTCCCCGCCGAGATCTCGCGCTCGTGGCTGCTGGTCGCCGGCACCGCCGAGGACCGCTTCGACGGTGCCACCCGGTCCCGCGCCGACCAGGTGATCCTGGACATCGAGGACGCCGTCGACCCGGCTGCGAAGCCCGCCGCCCGCTCCACCGTCGCCGCCTGGCTGGCCGGTTCCGGCGAGGCCTGGGTGCGGGTCAACGACGTCACGACGGACTTCTGGGAGGACGACCTCGAGGAACTGCGCGGCCTGCCGGGCCTGCAGGGCGTGATGCTCGCGAAGACCGAGAGCCCCGCCCAGGTCACCGACACCTGGCACCGTCTGGGCGGCCACACGCCGGTCATCGCCCTGGTCGAGTCCGCGGTCGGCATCGAGGACGCGACGAGCATCGCGAAGGCCCAGGGTGCGTTCCGCCTGGCGTTCGGCAGCGGCGACTACCGCCGCGACACCGGCACGAGCGCGGACACCCTGGCGATGGCGTACCCCCGCTCGCGCCTGGTGGTGGCATCCCGCGTCGGTGACCTGCCCGGCCCGATCGACGGTCCGACCGTGGGCTCGTCGCACCCCATCCTCCGCGAGCAGTCGCAGGTCGCGGTGTCGCTCGGCCTGACCGGCAAGCTCTGCCTGGACACCGAGCAGCTGCCCGTCATCAACGAGGTGATCTCCCCCACGCCGACCGACGTCGCCTGGGCGCAGGACTTCCTGGACGACTTCGAAGCCCGCGGGCGCGTCATCCGCGACGGTTCGGACCTGCCGCGCCTGGGTCGTGCGCAGAAGATCCAGCGCCTCGCCCGGGCGTTCGGCGTGGAGCCCCGGTAGGACGGTCCCATGACCTGGTCGAACGTCCCCGGATCCGGACCCGAACACCACCGCACGCAGCACGACGGCCCCGCACATCCGTGGGGCCCGGGCGCCCAGCGCGCCACCGACGCCGAGCGCGCCGCGTGGGAGCAGGGCGCGACCTCGCTGTTCCCGCCCGGCAGGATCGCGGATCGGGTGTCCACCGTCCTGCTCCTCGTGGCGGGCGCCGTCCTCACCGCCGTCGCGGCCGTCGCGGGCGTCATCGCGGTCGCGTCCGCCGCGACGTCCTGCGGCACGGATGCGACCTGCAGCGTCGGCGGGCTCGTCGGCGGTGCCGTCCTGGCCGTCGGCGGGGCCTTCGTGGTCGGCGTCGTGACGCTGGTGTTCGCGGTGCGGGCCTGGATCCGCCGTCGGACGTCGTGGTGGATCGCCGGCATCGGCTTCGTCCTGGCCGTCGCGGCCGTCACCTGGGGCACCGTGCTCTTCGTGCACACCCTCGACGACCAGGGCGTCGGCCGGGGCGCCGCCGTCGCGACCGCGCAGCTGCCCACCACCTGACCGGTCCTCCCCTGGACGCCGGGCCGACCCCCGGGCGCATGCTGGGCGCATGAAGCAACGAGTCATCGGAGACACGTCCGTCAGCGCCATCGGACTCGGCGGCATGCCGATGTCCATCGAGGGGCGGCCGGACGAACGGCGCTCCGTCGCCACCATCCACGCCGCCCTCGAGGCCGGCGTCACCCTCATCGACACCGCCGACGCGTACCACCTGGCCGCGCACGACGAGGTCGGGCACAACGAGGAGCTCATCGCGAAGGCCGTCCGGGAGTACTCGGGCGACACCTCCGCGGTCCTCATCGCCACCAAGGGCGGCCACCTCCGCCCCGAGGCCGGTGCGTGGGCTCAGAACGGCGACCCGGCGTACCTCAAGGAGGCGGCGAAGGCCTCCGCGAAGCGCCTCGGCGTCGACGCGATCGGCCTCTACCAGTTCCACCGCCCGGACCCGGCCGTGCCGTACGCGGACTCGGTCGGGGCACTCGCCGAACTGCTCGACGAGGGCGTCATCCGGATGGCCGGCATCTCGAACGCCACCGTCGACCAGATCCGGGAGGCCAACCAGGTCCTCGGCGGTCGTCTCGCCTCGGTGCAGAACCGGTTCTCGCCGGTGTTCCGCTCGAGTGAGCCGGAACTCGAGCTCTGCGACGAGATGGGCATCGCGTTCCTGCCGTGGAGCCCCCTCGGTGGCATCGGCGGCGCGGCGGACCTCGGCACCACGGCCGAGGAGTTCGCCTTCCTCGCCCGGGAGCGCGACGTCACCCCGCAGGTCATCGCCCTGGCGTGGGAGCTCGCGAAGAGCGACGTCGTCGTCCCGATCCCGGGAGCGTCCCGCCCGCAGTCGATCCTCGACTCCGTCACGGCGGCGACCGTCAAGCTGCGTCCCGAAGAGGTCGACCGGCTCGACGCGTCACGACCGGACCAGGCGGAGTAGCCGGCCGACCACACGACGCACCACGGGCCTCCCGGCCGGACAGCCGGGAGGCCCGTGGTGCGTTCAGCGACGCGGGTCGCGTGTCAGGACGCGCAGGTCTTGTCGAAGTCGGTGCCGGCGGTCTGGACCGCGGTGGCGGACGACTGGAACGCCGACAGGTCAGCGGACTTCGGGTCCTTGGTGATCGCCTCGAGGCGGGTCACCATGTCGCCGTAGGCGCTCTGGAACGCCTCGGCCTTGCCCTTGACCTCGGTGTTCGTCACCGCGGCGACACCGTCGTCGATGCTCGAGTCGAGCTCCTTGAGCTTCGCGACCGCGGCGGCCGGGTCGGACTGCAGCTTCGCGGCCTGGGACTGCAGGCCCTCGGCAGCGGAGCGGACCTTGCTCTCGAAGGCCTGGCAGGCGTCGGCCTTGGACTGCGTGCCGGACGCGTCGGCGGCCTCCGTCGGCGCGCTCGACGATCCGCTTGAGTTCGCACCCGTCGTCGCCCCCTGCGACGCCGAGCCCGTCCCCGTCGTGCTGCCGCCCGCGGAACAGCCGGTGAGCAGGACCGCGGCGAGTGCGGCGGTGGCGAGGACGGTGAGGTGCTTCGTGGACATGGGATCCCCCGTGAGTTCGCGACGTGTCCCTGATCGGACACGTTCGCGTCCGACAGTACCGACGGCTGCCTCCGGGCGGCCGGGCGGGCCCGGCTTCGCGGTTCGACAGCCGCCGGCGGGCGCGTAC from Curtobacterium sp. MCLR17_032 encodes the following:
- a CDS encoding GNAT family protein, with product MTTIPTLTHGRVTIRPLRVRDSRDLDLALAGNRSWLRTWEATNPSGMASSDVRGSIRALQANARAGLGLPFAMELDGRFVGQLNVSGITYGSLASASIGYWVVQDAAGHNVTPTAVALAADHCFRVVGIHRLEICIRPENAPSLRVVEKLGFRYEGLRRRYIHINGDWRDHFCFGLVGEEVRDGVLDRWVRGQVPLGTGRVPEDAWDEAAVPLPVSPHG
- the galU gene encoding UTP--glucose-1-phosphate uridylyltransferase GalU, producing MGFQISKAVIPAAGLGTRFLPATKAMPKEMLPVVDKPAIQYVVEEAVDAGLTDVLMITGRNKNALENHFDHVSELEETLRKKGDHEKLQKVNQSTDLADMHYVRQGDPLGLGHAVLRAKMHVGREPFAVLLGDDIIDARDPLLKRMIEVQGEKNATIVALLEVPESQTHLYGIATVEPTDTDDVVKITGLVEKPAQGEAPSNLAIIGRYVIRPEVFDVLEKQEPGKGGEIQLTDALMKMASAEEWTGGVYGVVFRGRRYDTGDKLDYIKAIVQLASDRADLGPDLKSWLKEFNAGE
- a CDS encoding 5-formyltetrahydrofolate cyclo-ligase — protein: MTADLGNEKRALRADLRQRRRSRTSTERDTDSLSLTATLQRFVEERQIASVAVYLSAPDEPDVRPFLNWAFEQGIRVLLPVTREDGLLDWAVGDGTSEREGLFGMPEVVGEVLSPLAINDVDAILTPAAAVGHDGVRMGWGRGYYDKTLGSMAKRPPVYAVVFDAEYLDEVPREAHDEPVDGIITPSRIITFRS
- the mscL gene encoding large conductance mechanosensitive channel protein MscL — its product is MKGFKEFLLRGNVIDLAVAVVIGAAFTAIVTTIVNSLINPLIGAVFNASSLDRALIWKIPTVSGGSADILFGAMIGAVLNFLIVAAVVYFALVVPVNHLKKVAFDRVKKNEEQTPQDVPPTDVEVLLEIRDLLRRQGGDEASVPTGGGAHVAPSTAPEGPGIAGSTKL
- a CDS encoding CDP-alcohol phosphatidyltransferase family protein; protein product: MTEPSRRTRPDWQTWPNLITMVRFVLIPVYVALVVAGHPGWALTSLVVLGVSDWADGFLARRLHQESELGKALDPIADRLAIVAIVLSLVLVGLLPWIVVVIVVTVDLALLALSSAWFRGNPGLRVTWTGKIRSALLFVGLPVLLFSSTSVAVDHHWIRNVALVFVWLGTVGHVLAGLQYAAEMSRKHRTQRAPA
- a CDS encoding AAA family ATPase, with product MRPELQVTSPHAISLGDPRLTAGNAAEPAWDAWREQLAGVGGTSPLVHFADHPRGRIELSTTHPGGLAQFITGKTTLLSSLIRDEVALRAARVAAGHVEAKGTELATVRGIDAVKLGIGIADWQHGDDHFRGPVLLRPLAIRRHGRDFEVRLLGEPVLNPGLSDALREQFGVTLDAQSFVALAQQDGSFTPNPVIDRLRGLTAHIPGFSVHARLVVSTFAEVATGLVEDTDDLAHPVLDALAGNPSAKWQVEQSYHPVEQTPSDERSPETDTLLLDADDEQENVIAQITAGNSIVVKTLPGTGGTQTIVNALGGLVAANKRVLVVSPRRATLRGIAARFGEVHLPGVAVTPGTLRRDVVRAIARNEKASRPNLREVDDALVRLRKVLTDYRGALTRTDPDFGVSVLDCLVELSRLSLLPVAPSTTARLSKQSVVSMVSGRARVAETMVSAANLGEFRYGPDDSPWYGAKFNSSDGAQRAHATARELDGGSLPALLQRAHDLVASTHMRQFTTINELGIYLRLLTEIRDTLDRFLPIVFDRSVSELVAATAPRGEGAPMSSTNRRRLKKLAREYVRPGVHVSDLHEALTRVQQQRVLWQRYVAAGVNPEVPTGIADVQVLFSNVVEDLARLDEPLGRASRDQQLANLPIERLVPTIAELAAESDVLHNLQERTELMQTLRDLQLEPLLTDLANRHVPDVQVPAELELAWWQSALETMLESDRALLGANTDMLDRVEADFRLVDDAHAAGVSQGLAWQLAENWKVGLVDWPEESAALKSQLRDGAITSRLLHDSAPHLSRAIAPVWLASPYEVAQIADTMPFDTVILVDAGAVTIAETVGAVRRARQTVVFGDPVTQTPSPFRIAVDPEHRALQVDEQTLDALHADSALAKLSTLLPTLSLTRSYRAGGEDLAELVNRRFYGGRIESLPWAGSFLGHGSIALDYVSEGKAVPDPESGAVESVDAEVDRVVRHVIEHARTRPTESLMVITASAKHAVRVEQAVLAAAQGHKDLTEFVIGDRPEPFIVATLEQSVAQSRDRVVFSIGYGRTPHGRVLRDFGPLGKPGGERLLAVAMTRARRSMVIVTCFQPSDIEAERMGHGTVALAEILAEVRARTTAEYVPDDSDPLLVDLARRLEMRGIPVALGHRGKLGLVAAHGGVCVTIETDASLVKGSLRESLRLRPEVLRRLGWHYVRVHAFQLFSDPDRVANTVAQVLGVDRGATQEISIPPVPARR
- a CDS encoding CoA ester lyase; the protein is MAIDDRTAPSAPAVSRRRSVPAEISRSWLLVAGTAEDRFDGATRSRADQVILDIEDAVDPAAKPAARSTVAAWLAGSGEAWVRVNDVTTDFWEDDLEELRGLPGLQGVMLAKTESPAQVTDTWHRLGGHTPVIALVESAVGIEDATSIAKAQGAFRLAFGSGDYRRDTGTSADTLAMAYPRSRLVVASRVGDLPGPIDGPTVGSSHPILREQSQVAVSLGLTGKLCLDTEQLPVINEVISPTPTDVAWAQDFLDDFEARGRVIRDGSDLPRLGRAQKIQRLARAFGVEPR
- a CDS encoding DUF6264 family protein, which translates into the protein MTWSNVPGSGPEHHRTQHDGPAHPWGPGAQRATDAERAAWEQGATSLFPPGRIADRVSTVLLLVAGAVLTAVAAVAGVIAVASAATSCGTDATCSVGGLVGGAVLAVGGAFVVGVVTLVFAVRAWIRRRTSWWIAGIGFVLAVAAVTWGTVLFVHTLDDQGVGRGAAVATAQLPTT
- a CDS encoding aldo/keto reductase, with the translated sequence MKQRVIGDTSVSAIGLGGMPMSIEGRPDERRSVATIHAALEAGVTLIDTADAYHLAAHDEVGHNEELIAKAVREYSGDTSAVLIATKGGHLRPEAGAWAQNGDPAYLKEAAKASAKRLGVDAIGLYQFHRPDPAVPYADSVGALAELLDEGVIRMAGISNATVDQIREANQVLGGRLASVQNRFSPVFRSSEPELELCDEMGIAFLPWSPLGGIGGAADLGTTAEEFAFLARERDVTPQVIALAWELAKSDVVVPIPGASRPQSILDSVTAATVKLRPEEVDRLDASRPDQAE